The segment TCCACATAAGGTTGATCTACATTGGCAATAAAGGTGTTTAATCTTCCTAAATGTTTCATATGGAGATCCCAATAATACGCCATTCCCGGTGTACTGCTGTTTAAACGCCCATTTGCTATAGCCTGATGATGATCCCCCTCAATTCGGGAATAAGCATTATCAGACCTACCATCCAACATATAGAACAATGTCCTGCGGTTACCTGTATGAGTAAAAACATCTAAATAACTACTATACACTACCCGTCTCAAATCTTCTTCATCATTAAAAAACTCATCAAAAGAAGTAGCTGTAGGATCTGGCCTATCCAAAAAATCATCACAGCTCATTAGACTGAAGGAAATGAGGCAGATTATTATTATATTTTTCATGATTTTAGTTTTATAATTTTTATTAAAATAAAGTAGCTCTAAAGCCTAAGCTATAGCTAGCCATCCTTGGATATCCACCATTTCCACCATCTCTTTCCGGCTCCAGACCTTCCCAGTTACTAAAGGTGAAGGCATCCTGAGCATTGACATAAATATTAAGATTGTTTATTTGGGTACCAATACTGGGAATAGTGTAACCTAAGCGAAGGGTTTTGATCCTGAAAAATGAGGCATCACTTAACCAAACATCACTAAGCACTGCATTGGAACTATTACCTGTCCACATTCGCGGGAAGCGACTATTTGGTGTTTCCGGGGTCCAACGATTTGCAGCGTAATATTGCCGTGGGGTTCCTAAATTGTTGGCCGAACCATCCATTACTACAGGATATCCTTCTAATCCATTTAGCCTTCCTAACCTTTCTCCCACACCTTGACCAAGGAACCTAAACTCCCATCTTCTATAATTCATGGTAAGATTTATAGAATAATTCAAATGTGGAAAGGGATCTCCCAGGTTTACCCGGTCCTTATCGTTTATTATCCCATCTTCATTTTGATCTACATACTTAATATCACCCTGGCGGGTGTTTGGTAAACTTGCACTCGATTCTATCTCTTCCGCAGTCTGGAAAAAACCATCACTTTCATAGCCGTAAAAATTATCTATTCCAATTCCCTGATACCAAATTTTGTCGGTGTTATCTCTAAAAATAAGAGTATCAGATTTTGAATATCCGGCCTTTAGCACCTCATTTTGATTGTCAAACATCATTCCTCCTACTGTGTAAGAAAACTCACCTATTTGATCACTCCAGGTTGCGCCTACTTCCCAACCCCTATTCTCAACCTCTCCAATATTTACAGAAGTGGTTAAGTAATAAGATCCTGTTAATGGCGGTACCGGAAAGGCTCCATAAATTAGATCATAAGAACGTTTGTTATAGACATCAGCAGTAACACTTAGCTTATTATCCAGGATGCTGGCGTTAAGTCCTACGTTCCATTGCTCCTGCTTTTCCCAGCTGAATTGGGGATTAGGGACTCGCATGGTCCATCCCCAGGTATTTACAGACTCTTCCCACAAGTAGGGGTCCACATCTTCGTTTCCAATCAAACCAAAGGAGCCTCTCAACCTCAAACGGTTTATAACACCGCTCTCTACCATTCCAGACAAAAAGCCTTCATTATGAAGGTTCCAGCTCACTGCGCCGGAGGGAAAAAAGCCCCATTGATATCCGGGAGCAAACTTACTGCTTCCATCTTTTCGAACAGTGGCCTCAAGAATATATCGATTATCAAAGGAGTAGTTTAGTTTTCCAAAAAAAGAAGCTTTGGCTACCTCCCGGAAATCGGTATAATTGTAATTCATCATTTCTGCTCCTCCTACAAGGTAAATTCTGTCCTTACCATCTCTCAATCCACTTTCAAAATTAATAAGTCCACGGGCAGTAATTTGACTAGAACTCACACCTTGTTCAGCACCTACAGCATTCCCCCAAACATCTACTAGTCTACCGTCCCCATCAAAGAATCTAAAGGTCTCCCGTTCCCATTTGTTGGCAGACTTGTTTAGCAAGTAAGACACATTTCCCTGCACACTGAGTTTATCATTAATAGTGTAAGTTGGTCTAAGGTTAACAGTACTTCTGTCGTGTAAGGCGTTCCAATATCCTCCCTGATTCATCCTTGCTACAGGATTCAGGTTATTATGTAAAATATAATGATCCTCAATATCAGATTCATATGTAACTGCCTGAGTAGGGTTCATCCTCCAGGCCTCATTATACAAACCATGACCATTAGTGGCAGCCCAAAGGCGGTCCACCTGCAATTGGTGAGCATAGAAATCGGCTAATAATACAAAATCTTCACTTATTTGGATATTGGTATTAAAGCGGGCACTAAACTTTTGAGAGCCTTCGCCTTCATTAAGCCCGGCTTCTTCCATATAACCAACCATTAGATTAAAGGTACCTATACCACCACCACCTGATATACTTGCACTGGTGTTATGCGAGAAAGAGGTTCTTTGAGTTATTTCTTCTAACCAGTTTGTATTAGTATATTCTCCGCTTTGGGCCAGATTAATATCTTCCTGACTAAAAAGCAAGGTTTCGCCCTGTACATAACGGGCTTCATTATTGAGCCGCATATAATCAGCAGAATTTACAAAGTCCGGTAGATCTATGGGATCATTAACAGCAGCCCACGAATGAATATTGACATTGAATTCTCCTGCGCCTCCTCTTTTTGTTTCAATAATAATTACACCGTTCGCTCCCCTTGAGCCATACATAGAGGCAGAAGCAGCATCTTTTAAAACGGTTATACTTGCCACCTGATTTGGATCTACATCAGTTAAGGACTGCTCCATTCCATCTATAATAACAAGAGGAGAGGAATTTTGTAAGGTGGCTATTCCACGAATATTTATATCACCGGGAACTGATCCAGGTAAGTTACTCCCCTGTAACATTGTGACACCAGGGATGGTACCACTAAAAGCTTCCTGTAGCTTTGAAATTGGCCTTTGGTTTATTAGGTCCATATCAAGCTCTGCTACAGATGATGCTATATGTTCTCGTTGCACGGTATTGTAACCCACCAGAACTACTTCATCCAACTGAGCAGCCTGAGGCATTAGAGGTATGACAAATTCTTTTTGATCCCCCACCTCAATTTCGGCTGTTGCATAACCCATAAAGCTAATTTGAAGAACAGCTCCCCGGGTTACTCCAAGGATAAATTTTCCATCGAAGTCTGTAAGAGCCCCATTGGGCTTTCCTTTTTCTACAACTGTTGCTCCGGGAATAGGGACATCTGTCTCAGCATCCATTACTGTACCCTGAACAGTCGTCTGTTGTTGCTGGCCGTAGGTGGGAATGAGTGTAGAACAGGTTAATAAAATTAATAGTAATTTATTAGTAATTTTTTCCTTCATTCTTTCTGGGTTTTAGATTTAGTTAATATTAAAAAGATTAATTTTTATTGCATTTCCTGACTTTTTTAAAGTCTCAAATGCTTCCTTATTTATTTCTTTTTATAATTTTCCCACAGCTTCCACCCGACTAAAGGGGATTAAAACTTTACCTATTCATATTTTAAAAGATATTGTTCCCACAACCTGGTAATATATACTACATCTAATCCTTTCCATATTCAAACCTGGCATAATTACTATCCCTCCATCTCTAAACGGTGCTTTTACTTTTAAGGCCTGGTCAGGAAATTAAAATTCCCGACCAGAAACCTAAAAAGCACTGATTAACACTTAAATTTTAATATGAAATCTAGATTTTTAAAATTCTATAATTCTTTGATACGAATGTTTCGGAAATACACTTCTGAACCGTGACCCAAAAATCCAATATGTCCTTTTTTACGGAGAAGTCCCGGGTGCTCTTTTCCATCAAGAGTACCATTTTTTATTGCTTCAGAGATATCAGTTTCTAAAATAGTATGTCCATTAAGGTTTACCTTGATCTTATTCCCTTCAACAATCACTTCTTCATAATTCCACTCTCCTACCTGCTTAAGATGTCTTTTTTGTGCTGCGGCAACTCCATACAATGATCCATGGTATTGATATTCTTTCAAATCCTTATAGATCTCGGCTGTATTATCAAGTATTTGCAATTCCATACCGTGATAAGCCACGTCTCCTTCAAGAGGTGCGCGAATTCCCAATCCGTTATTTGCTCCCGGAGTAAGTTTGAACTCAAATCTATATATGAAGTTATCATACTCTTTCCTGGTAAAAAGGTTACCACCACTACCAAATTCAGGTTTGCGAACTACCATATTTCCATCCTCAATAACATAATCTCTGGTGTTTCCCTGCCATTCGTCCATGTTGGTACCATCAAATAAGATTTTAAAACCTTCCTTTTTCTCAGCTTCACTCAATTCAAAAGTTTCGGTTTCTGCGATCTCCCGAATATAAATATCTCTATAAGCTACCCGCGAACCGTGAGCTTGTAGTTCAATTTGTTCTTCAGAAAAAATAGGTGACTTGCGATCCCAGTAATTTTCCAGAGTAACATTATCAGTCACCAACTTTCCATTAAGGTGTACCGTTACACGATCTCCTTTCATGAGTATTTTAAAGTGGTTCCATTCTCCCAGGGGATTATCGGCGACTTCCAGAGGATCACTTTCATTGGTTTGATTGTTATATAAGCCTCCTGAACCCACCTGAGCTCCATCCTCAACACGTGAGATGTCCCACATTTGCACCTGAGGTGTTCCTCTCAAATAAATACCTGCATCGCCATTTTTATGTCCGTCGTCATAAATTTTCCAATCCAAAATGAGTTCAAAGTCTCCATAGTTTTTGGTAGTAGCAATGTTATTCCCCTTCCCGGTAAAAACCAGTTCCCCATTTTCAACCTTCCAGCTTCCCCTCATTTCCTCATCTGCAGCCTGTTGTTTTTTATTCAGCGTATTTTTGCTCATTTTAGCTCTTTCCACTGGATTGGCAACCAAACCTTTCCAACCGCTCAAATCTTTTCCATTAAACAGCGGAACAAAACCTTCACCCTCCGGCATGCTTTCCAGATGTTTGACGATAGACTGTTTTAAGTATTCACTTTCTGCACCTTCCAGCACTTCAATAGTTTTATTAAGCAGCTGTTTTACTATTTGTCCATCGTAATTATTATTAAGTGCCACCTCCATAACTGCACGAGCCGCCTCCTGTTGCAGTAAAGGTTCCTCAAGATATTCTCCTGCAAAAGTTAAAGAATGCAAATCTCCCAACTTACCTATTTCCTGCAGAATGAGTTTTTTATGTTGTATCCCCGAAGCATCAAAGGCCTTACGTAGCAATAACAACTTTTGTACATCGGGATAATTTGATCGGCTAACTGAACTAATATACCCGTTCACTGCCTTATCCTTATATTCTTTGTTAGCCTCGTCCTGGCTTACCCTAAACAGTTCCGTCGCGGCAGCGTTATCACTCCAGGCTGAAAGTGCGTTAATAGCAGCGGCCTTTGTGGCAGCATAATTTGTGTTATCAAATTCAGATGCAACAGCGTTTAAAGCTTCAGTCCCACCAATACTGGCAAGAACTGGAAAATAAAGCGCTTTTTTCTCTTCTGAAACAGTATTCATTTGCTCCAGT is part of the Antarcticibacterium sp. 1MA-6-2 genome and harbors:
- a CDS encoding SusC/RagA family TonB-linked outer membrane protein — its product is MKEKITNKLLLILLTCSTLIPTYGQQQQTTVQGTVMDAETDVPIPGATVVEKGKPNGALTDFDGKFILGVTRGAVLQISFMGYATAEIEVGDQKEFVIPLMPQAAQLDEVVLVGYNTVQREHIASSVAELDMDLINQRPISKLQEAFSGTIPGVTMLQGSNLPGSVPGDINIRGIATLQNSSPLVIIDGMEQSLTDVDPNQVASITVLKDAASASMYGSRGANGVIIIETKRGGAGEFNVNIHSWAAVNDPIDLPDFVNSADYMRLNNEARYVQGETLLFSQEDINLAQSGEYTNTNWLEEITQRTSFSHNTSASISGGGGIGTFNLMVGYMEEAGLNEGEGSQKFSARFNTNIQISEDFVLLADFYAHQLQVDRLWAATNGHGLYNEAWRMNPTQAVTYESDIEDHYILHNNLNPVARMNQGGYWNALHDRSTVNLRPTYTINDKLSVQGNVSYLLNKSANKWERETFRFFDGDGRLVDVWGNAVGAEQGVSSSQITARGLINFESGLRDGKDRIYLVGGAEMMNYNYTDFREVAKASFFGKLNYSFDNRYILEATVRKDGSSKFAPGYQWGFFPSGAVSWNLHNEGFLSGMVESGVINRLRLRGSFGLIGNEDVDPYLWEESVNTWGWTMRVPNPQFSWEKQEQWNVGLNASILDNKLSVTADVYNKRSYDLIYGAFPVPPLTGSYYLTTSVNIGEVENRGWEVGATWSDQIGEFSYTVGGMMFDNQNEVLKAGYSKSDTLIFRDNTDKIWYQGIGIDNFYGYESDGFFQTAEEIESSASLPNTRQGDIKYVDQNEDGIINDKDRVNLGDPFPHLNYSINLTMNYRRWEFRFLGQGVGERLGRLNGLEGYPVVMDGSANNLGTPRQYYAANRWTPETPNSRFPRMWTGNSSNAVLSDVWLSDASFFRIKTLRLGYTIPSIGTQINNLNIYVNAQDAFTFSNWEGLEPERDGGNGGYPRMASYSLGFRATLF
- a CDS encoding DUF1080 domain-containing protein, with the translated sequence MQKIIKSFLILTALFSGTIVLAQRDKDQRTLSTKIADVLAELLTESPEEFSSTMANIGAMGEEGILALTKMLVDPETGDNTNLEYALGGFSFYVTQPEMETLRQMSVSAYCSALPQLKNVQNKSFIIRQLKMVGGNDAISCLEPYLNDSSLCAPAAEALININSSAANEALLKALENSQGDCQLSLVQAIGDVKYAKAGSAIIKLAGSDNEKLRKLSLYALANIGDPASEKVLRKAAEDDGFSFDNDNAISAYLLYGRRLLEQGDSRAAEKVAKRISKRAKDESRLYSRTASLKLLTDIHGEGSVALLRKATEDKNAEYRAAALKYASNYITPENSDLWIKKAKKSNPQVEAEIIKMLGDNNANSVAPEVIKALDSKNTGVQMAAINALGKIGDDAAVSHLLNVARNGDKQKAIAVRDALFIIDAKNLTNAVADALPQMSNEARAALLPVLGKRAASDRIKDVINYAEDPNDEVRTAALAALVPMARKEDLPQLFSLLKKADKAEDIKMLQKAVIAGINEYDDQTQKSKLVLEQMNTVSEEKKALYFPVLASIGGTEALNAVASEFDNTNYAATKAAAINALSAWSDNAAATELFRVSQDEANKEYKDKAVNGYISSVSRSNYPDVQKLLLLRKAFDASGIQHKKLILQEIGKLGDLHSLTFAGEYLEEPLLQQEAARAVMEVALNNNYDGQIVKQLLNKTIEVLEGAESEYLKQSIVKHLESMPEGEGFVPLFNGKDLSGWKGLVANPVERAKMSKNTLNKKQQAADEEMRGSWKVENGELVFTGKGNNIATTKNYGDFELILDWKIYDDGHKNGDAGIYLRGTPQVQMWDISRVEDGAQVGSGGLYNNQTNESDPLEVADNPLGEWNHFKILMKGDRVTVHLNGKLVTDNVTLENYWDRKSPIFSEEQIELQAHGSRVAYRDIYIREIAETETFELSEAEKKEGFKILFDGTNMDEWQGNTRDYVIEDGNMVVRKPEFGSGGNLFTRKEYDNFIYRFEFKLTPGANNGLGIRAPLEGDVAYHGMELQILDNTAEIYKDLKEYQYHGSLYGVAAAQKRHLKQVGEWNYEEVIVEGNKIKVNLNGHTILETDISEAIKNGTLDGKEHPGLLRKKGHIGFLGHGSEVYFRNIRIKEL
- a CDS encoding RagB/SusD family nutrient uptake outer membrane protein, which translates into the protein MKNIIIICLISFSLMSCDDFLDRPDPTATSFDEFFNDEEDLRRVVYSSYLDVFTHTGNRRTLFYMLDGRSDNAYSRIEGDHHQAIANGRLNSSTPGMAYYWDLHMKHLGRLNTFIANVDQPYVENEAIRTKYKSILEALRIWHYFKLTFQWGDVPFYLEPKQI